TCATCCGCTACAAGTTTCCAGAACTGGACAGAAGCTATATATCCTTGCTTGAAATCGGTGGGAGTCACGCACATCGTTTAAAACCCTTGCTCGAATCATTGGGGGTGCTGACGCTTGTTGTTACTGATCTGGATTCAATAGGCGAAAACACCTCCGGAAAAGTTTTTCCAGAAAAAGGGCAGAACTACCGGACTGGCAATTATACGCTAAAAGAATGGGCACCTTGTAAAACCCAACTTGACGATGTGTTAAATGCTACTAAAGAAGACAAAGTTACATCTGATGGTAGGGTTAGGGTTACATACCAGTGCGCTTTACCGGTGACTTATAAAGTTGGCACAGTGGAAACTGCCATACCCTACACCTTTGAAGATGCTTTGGTGTTAAGCAATCTTGACTTCTTTAAGAATAAACCGGGTTCAAACGGTCTAATCAAGAAGATGGTTGATGCCGTTGTAAAACCTACTCTTGGCGAAGCCTGCAGCGATATGTTCAATGCACTTAAAGATGGCAAGAAGGCCGAAATGGCACTGAACCTTCTCTACACAACAGAACCGAGTGAGCTTCAGCCACCAGAGTACATCAACGAAGGTCTTGAATGGCTAAAGGATAAACTTGGACTAATAAATAGAGATTTAATTGACCAAAATGCGGTAGATGGAGGTAAGGCATGACCAAAGATAATACTGCTGCTGTACCGGTCGATGAAGAAATCTACGGCTGCCTTGATTTAGACAATCCTAAAAGTTTTTTTCTTTTTGCAGGGGCAGGCTCTGGAAAAACCAGATCTTTAGTCGAGGTATTAAAAAGATTTCGCGAACAGAATATCGGCCGCGTGCGACTCAATGGACAGAAAGTCGCCATCATCACCTATACCAATGCCGCATGTGATGAGATCAAACGCCGTCTCGATTTCGACCCAGCATTCGCAATCTCAACCATTCACAGCTTTTCTTGGGAATTGATCAGGCCATATCAGAGTGATATCAGGGTTTGGTTAAAAGAGCATATAACATTGGAAATAAATGAACTTGAGGAGAAGCAAAAAACTGGGAATGCTGGTTCTAAAGCAGCAATAGATCGTCCAAGGCAAATTGCTTCCAAGCGGACCAGATTTGATGCCATAGACCACATCCGAAAGTTTACCTACAACCCGAATGGTGATAACACAGGCAGTGACTCGCTTAATCATGCGGAGGTGATCAGCTTAACTGCTGATTTTCTCCTCAACCGCCCTTTGATGCAGAAAATTATGGTACGAAAATTCCCCATTCTGCTTATTGATGAGTGTCAGGACACCAAAAAAGAGTTAATCGATGCATTCTTTAAAGTTCAGTCAATGCATTACGAATGCTTCACTCTGGGCCTGTTCGGTGACACTATGCAGCGCATTTACGCAGATGGAAAAACTGATCTGGGACAAAACATCCCCGATAATTGGGCAAAACCTGCCAAGACCATCAATTATAGAAGTCCAGAGCGGATCATCACGCTTATCAATAAAATCAGGTCCGATGTCGACGATCATGCTCAGGACGCCGCCAAGACTGATGAAGGTATAGCACGATTGTTTATCGCAGATACCACAGACTCACTTGACAAAGCAGTATTCGAAAAAATAGTTTCATCAAAAATGGCTGAAATCACAGGTGATAGTGATTGGATGGAATTGAATAATGGAGTAAAGATTCTGACTCTTGAGCACCACATGGCGGCAAAGCGAGGTGGCTTTGGCAGCTTTTTCGATCCACTGTATGCCGTTGATAAGCTTAAAACTGGATTACTTGATGGAACCCTCACTGGGATTTCGTTGTTTGCAAAGCAGATTCTTCCCTTGATTAAGGCCATGCAGGATGGTGACCAGTTTGCAGTTTCTCGAATAACCCGAAAATTTTCTCCTCTCCTGAAAAAAGAGACTTTAAAAAATAGCGCAACACCTCGTGAAGAAATCCTAAAGGCAAATGATGCTGTAAAAGCATTGCACGCCCTCTGGGTTGCAGGAAGCTCCCCTTCATTAAACGCCATTCTTAAGGAAGTTTATCGCAGCGGTTTATTCGTGGTTCCTGACACCCTTGTGCCAATTGTCGCACGCTTAAATGCACAGGAAAATATCCCAGCTGCCGACACTGAAAATGACTCTGACAAGGATGAGGTTATTGATGCCTGGGACGAGGCTCTCAAGAGCTTATTCAGCCAGTTTGAGGGTTATGTTAGTTACATATCCGATCTATCTAGTTTCGGAACGCATCAAGGTATAAAGGGACTGGAATTTCCTCGTGTCATGGTCATTATAGATGATGAAGAAGCACGGGGGTTTCTCTTCAGTTATGACAAATTATTTGGTGCCAAAGTGCCAACGGCAACAGATAAAAAAAATAAATCGGAAGGCAAGGAAACCAGCATTGATAGAACCCGTCGCCTATTCTATGTCACTTGCAGCAGAGCGGAGAAAAGCCTGGCGATTGTTGCCTATACTAAGGAGCCGGGAAAAGTAATGAATCACGCAATATCACATGAATGGTTTGAAAAGAATGAAATTATTTGCGATATTAAAGAGTTGAAATCGTAGATCAAGAAATGACTCTCCAAGCGCTCCTTTCCCAAATCACCCTCGGCGAAAACATTTCTGTTAGGGGATCAAATAGCTGTAGAAGGATCATAAAAACCCCTAACGCGCCGGTTAATGGTAATGCCTTTTCAGCATACCAGACGGGTGAGGGGGTATATAAGATGGTAAAGTTGCCGGAGGAGGCAAGTGTTATAAGAGGGTGTTGGATAACTTCAATGGATTGACATGCGCACCCAATTTGATAATATCAAAAGCGTTGAAGGAAATAACAAATGGCCGAGCAAATGCGAATTCACTTATGGAACAACAAATTGACATCAAAAATGAATGTTCGGTATTACCACTACCTTCGACGTAGATATGAAAAGAGAGATCTCTTTATCAAGATCTCTCTGGCAATACTTACTTCTGGAGCCGTGGCAAGCTGGGGGATATGGGAAATATATCAAGGAATCTGGAAAATATTATCGGCAGGAGCTACTATAGTAGCTATAATTAATCCATTCCTAAATTATTCTAAATTGATAGGTAAGGTATCTGACCTACATGGCAAATGGGTAAGGATAGAGGCTGAGTATGCCAAGTTATGGATAGCTTTTGAAGACAATCTAATTGAGGGTGCGCAAAATAAACTCAATGAATTATTAGATGAACAGAGTAAAGTCAAGGAAGGTGAATCCGAGATACCGTATCTTCCTGAGCTTATAATAAAATGCCAAGAAGAGGTTATGAAATCAGAGGGTATTAAACCGAAGTGACAGTAATTAATTGATCACTTTAAACGGAGGTGCAAAATGGGCAATGATAAAGATAATGATAAGGTCAAACATCAAGGCGAAAAGAAGAAGCAATACGAGGAGACAGAAAGAAAAATAGAAAGAATAGACCCAATTGACTCATGGCCTCCTCCGCCTCCTCCAAATGACAAGAAGAAAAAAGAGCAGAGTTAAGATTTATAGGAGATCAACAGTAAACATTAAATAAATGGTTTAATATTTTCAAGTGTGGCGATCAGAGAATACTCAATGATTCTGCACTCTGCGGCGATCATAATTGCACCAGGGGGATCAGGTTCCGAGTGGGAGATTTTTCAAATATTGGAGTCCGTGAAGAGTGATCAACTAAAAGCTGTACCTATTTATTTAGTTGGGGAAAATGGGATAGAATAGATAAAAGAGACTATTGTAGATAAATTGGTTTGTTTCCCGTAATTGCAGAATTTAGAAAAGGGAATTACATGATCCTTTTCCCTGTAGTAATTATCTCCTTAATAAAAGGATTGGTTTCATCAAAATCCGACCTTGCAAATGAATGAGGTTCTATTCTTAAATCAACCTTTCTTCTCAGATGCATTAACTTTACGTCTTCAAGAAAGCCGTCAACGTTATCGGTATCCAAAAATATCGCCAGATCAATATCGCTGTCAGGTGTGGATTTATCTTTTGCGCAGGACCCAAACAGATATAATCTCCACACCTCGATCCCATTTTCTTGTAGAATTTTTATATACTCTTTAATCTTATTATAGATTATTCTTTTATTCTCTTTTTGAGCCATTTTCTGAAATCCTTTATCTTTGTGATATAGCCCTCTGCGAATCTCTTTGTTGCCTTTTTATAGAATCTCTCTTTATAATCAGGATACCTTGCCTTAATATTGAAGGTAGTAACTTCATCCAGGAGATCTTTCTGTTCTTCAGTAAGCAATAACCCCGCTTTCTGTGCAAGCTTAGCAAGGTCATGAGTAAATGGGATGTTTATATCAATGTTTTTAACATAAATTGCCTTTAGAAGTTT
The genomic region above belongs to Nitrospirota bacterium and contains:
- a CDS encoding ATP-dependent helicase encodes the protein MTKDNTAAVPVDEEIYGCLDLDNPKSFFLFAGAGSGKTRSLVEVLKRFREQNIGRVRLNGQKVAIITYTNAACDEIKRRLDFDPAFAISTIHSFSWELIRPYQSDIRVWLKEHITLEINELEEKQKTGNAGSKAAIDRPRQIASKRTRFDAIDHIRKFTYNPNGDNTGSDSLNHAEVISLTADFLLNRPLMQKIMVRKFPILLIDECQDTKKELIDAFFKVQSMHYECFTLGLFGDTMQRIYADGKTDLGQNIPDNWAKPAKTINYRSPERIITLINKIRSDVDDHAQDAAKTDEGIARLFIADTTDSLDKAVFEKIVSSKMAEITGDSDWMELNNGVKILTLEHHMAAKRGGFGSFFDPLYAVDKLKTGLLDGTLTGISLFAKQILPLIKAMQDGDQFAVSRITRKFSPLLKKETLKNSATPREEILKANDAVKALHALWVAGSSPSLNAILKEVYRSGLFVVPDTLVPIVARLNAQENIPAADTENDSDKDEVIDAWDEALKSLFSQFEGYVSYISDLSSFGTHQGIKGLEFPRVMVIIDDEEARGFLFSYDKLFGAKVPTATDKKNKSEGKETSIDRTRRLFYVTCSRAEKSLAIVAYTKEPGKVMNHAISHEWFEKNEIICDIKELKS
- a CDS encoding LOG family protein, whose amino-acid sequence is MILHSAAIIIAPGGSGSEWEIFQILESVKSDQLKAVPIYLVGENGIE
- a CDS encoding nucleotidyltransferase domain-containing protein; this translates as MAQKENKRIIYNKIKEYIKILQENGIEVWRLYLFGSCAKDKSTPDSDIDLAIFLDTDNVDGFLEDVKLMHLRRKVDLRIEPHSFARSDFDETNPFIKEIITTGKRIM
- a CDS encoding HEPN domain-containing protein, which gives rise to MTKDEIKNYWISSSDKDLRVMNSLYKNGHYGWSLFIGHLVLEKLLKAIYVKNIDINIPFTHDLAKLAQKAGLLLTEEQKDLLDEVTTFNIKARYPDYKERFYKKATKRFAEGYITKIKDFRKWLKKRIKE